TGCCAAAAGTGCCAAAATAGGACAAAAATCTCTACTAATTTACCTTATAGTGATTGTGTAGCTGGAAAATCAGAGGCAATTTGATGAAATTTATGAATACTGTCAATTGATTTTTGACAAAAAATCGAAGCTTCTCACTAACTTTAATTTATACTGTCAAACTAAGGTTCTATTCGTATATTATTGGAATTAATGCATTTTTCCAGAACCGAACTCCAAACCATCGCAGAACTCGCAAAAGGCAACACCTCAATAAGCACCGTAGCCGAAGCTCTCAATAAAAGCGAAAAGCACGTCTACCGAATTGTGCAAAAGCTTGAAGAAAAAGACCTTGCCGCCCTCTCATTAGGAGAAATTATCCCAAAAAGAGGCACCTTGATGGTCAGGTTGACCCGGATTGTCGATTCGTACCCGAATTTGATATATGTTCTGGCAGATTCCGGAATCCCTATACTCGTCTCTCTGCTTGAAGCAAAAACTGTGGATGAAATCATTGAAGAGACGGATGTGAAAAAGAGTACTGTCTATGCTTTATTAAAAAAAGCCTTAAAGATAAGCCTGATAAAAAGAGACGGGGAACGTTATGTACTCAATGAAAGGATCTGGAGAGAGGTGCCAGACCTGCTCAGGGAAATAAGGGAGAAAGGTTGCTTGACCCGCGAGTGCCCTATAATTCGGTAATATACTACCGGGACCAGGGTGAGGTCATTTAT
The Methanosarcina sp. WWM596 DNA segment above includes these coding regions:
- a CDS encoding helix-turn-helix domain-containing protein — encoded protein: MHFSRTELQTIAELAKGNTSISTVAEALNKSEKHVYRIVQKLEEKDLAALSLGEIIPKRGTLMVRLTRIVDSYPNLIYVLADSGIPILVSLLEAKTVDEIIEETDVKKSTVYALLKKALKISLIKRDGERYVLNERIWREVPDLLREIREKGCLTRECPIIR